The genomic interval AAGATTCCGAATCTTCTGCGTCAATATAGCTGGTCCGCGATCGCCATATCGATTTTCGATGGCGAGCACTTGGCCCCAAAGGTCGTTTTCGGCCCGGGTTCCCATCGGTGCGACTCCATTTTGCTCCCCCCGAGCATATCACCGGTCCCCGTCCCTTCCAAATCCACGGGCATGACGGAGCGTTCGGCGGGTTCCCGCGTAATACGGGCAGAAATCGGCATTTCGGGAGGATCGCATGGCCATCGAATGCACTGCCTATCGCGACGACAAGGGAGGTTTGCACTCGACGCCTGAGAAAGCGACGCTTGCCGACCTGGCGGGCGTGCTGGGCCGGGTAGGCGAAGAGGGTGGCATGACCGCAGGCGTCGCAAAGCTGCTTTTCGAAAAACGCGAGGAAATTGAGCGCGTGTTCGCTGAACACGACCGAATGGTCGGAGCTGCCGATATTGCATCCGGCGAGGGCGGCGATGTCATCCCGATCAAGGAGGCCCAATAGTCTCGCTCAGAGCGGCGAGTGCTGATGGAACGCGAGCTTCCAACCGCCCGCGCGCCGCGCATAACCGGAACTTACCAGCGCCGCATAAGGCTCGCCATCGGCGCGCGTCACTTCGGCGCGGTAGCTGATGATTGCGAAGTCTTCGATCTCCAGCACCTGGCGATCTTTCATCGCGAGGTCACGCCACCGGTTTGCGCTCGTCGCGGTTGCTGCCACCTCGGCGCGCGAATGCACGCCATGCATCTCGCCCATCTGCGGAAAGGCGAGCAGGCATCGTTCATCGACATTATCGAGAAAGTGCTCCTTTCCCATTAGCCAAAAGCCCTCCTCGATCTGATAAAGGTCCTTCCCTGTTGTCATTGTCCCATCCTCTCAAGGCCCAAGAAAACGCCAAAATCCCTTATGGCGCACCGCTACGAAGCGACCTGAGCAGCGTCGGCGTTACTGGATCGGTGGCGCCAAGGCCCCGACGGGATCAACCTGTCGGCGTCCCTACCGCTTGGCCGGCCTTGAATATCCCGCAAGCGATACGGTCGCCACTATTGCCCGACGGGTCGGTCTTCTGGTCGTCGGCCGCGGCGTGAACGACCATAGCGGAGCTGTCCGCGTCCATCAGGCCGGCGAAGGTCGCGCCCTTCAGTTCATAGGCAAGCTTGCCGCGACCATTTGCGTCCACCACAAGGTTCGGCATATCGCCGGCATGCTGTCCAGCTGGCGCTTCAAGGCCATGCTGTGCGTTGGCAGGATTCCAGTGCGCGCCCGCGCTTTCGAATTTCGGCGCATCACACTTGCCGGTCATGTGAACATGCACGCCGTGCTCGCCGGGCGGGAGCCCTTCGACCTGCAAACTTAGCATCACGCGTCCATCGTCGACAGTCGCCGACGCGTTGCCCGCTGGCTTGCCATCCGCCGTCTTGATATCCGCCACGGCGCGTTCGGTCGGCAGGACCCCGGCGGCATCGGGCGCCGCCTCTTCCGCAACCACAGAATCGTCCTGCGCCGGTGGCGTCGATGCATCGGGCGCGTTGCAGCCCGTCAAAAGGGGCAGAAGCGCGATCATGGCCCAACTCATCTTGTTCATCTCGAAAGCTCCCTTGCCGATGATCATGCAAGGCCAACCATCGAACGCCGGCAATGTTCCGCAGCTTAGCACGAGATCGATCGATCAAGCCCCGCGCAGATCGTGTTGCGGCTCAAGCCCTTCTTCGCCTGCCACAGGCTTACATGAAACGATCCCTCTGGTTCGGCTCGCGCGTGCCAATGGCCGGTTGCGGTCAGGCCGTTTATGATGCACTCCGTATAAAAGCGGGCGCTCTTGCAAGCCGATTTTTCTAGAGCCTGCCCAGCACGGCACTTCGATCAGAACTGATCTTTTAGCATCTCACCGATCGAATTGTTGAAGTGGCTCTCCATCGCGGCGCGCGCCCTTGCGGGATCACGCGCGACAATCGCTTCGGCGACCTCTCGGTGCAGCGCCAGCGTCTCATCGCGTTCTTCGTGCGTTGTGCGACCAGCCCAGGCGCGCGGGATCGCAACCGCCATCAACTGCTCGAACGAACGGACGATCTGGTAGAAGAGCTGGTTACCGCTCGCCTTGGCGATCGTCTGGTGAAACGCCGTGTCGGCCGCAGTGCGCGCCGCCTCGTCATGCCCGGCCGACAAGCCGTGCGCGGCGGCGAGAATCGCTTTCGCCTGTTCGTCGGTGCGGTTGATCGCCGCCAGTTCGGCGGTGCGCAACTCGAGCGTGCGGCGCACCTCCCACACATCGGCGAGCGACACTTGCGCCGTGTTTACGGCATGACCCATTGACGCCGCCATGACGGATCCGTCGATCGCGCCTACGCGCGGCTTGCGGCCGTTGCCGACATCGACGAGGCGAAGCGCGGCGAGGGCGCCGAACGCCTCGCGCATTACCGGCCGGCTGACACCGAGCTGCTGCGCAAAGCTTCCCTCTCCCGGCAGCGTATCGCCGACCTTGAGGTCGTTGATACGGATGAAGTCGCGCACCGATTCGACCGCGCGCTCGACCAGCGAGCCCCGCGCGGCGGGGTCGAGCATGCCGCTCATGCCGCGACTCCCACCCGGCGCATCGCAGTCGGCGCCATGCCGAAGCGGCGCGAGAAGGCGCGCGTGAAGCTGGCGTTGTTGAGATAGCCGCAACGATAACCGATGCTTGCTACCGGCAAGTCGCTCGCCGCGAGCATCTGCCGTGCCTGGCGCAGTCGCCGCTCGCTCAGCGCTTCGGCGACGCTGCACTGGTACAGCTCCCGAAAACCGCGGGTCAGCTTGTCGCGGTTGATGCCGCAGCTCTTTGCAATGTCGTCGATCGTGAGCTTCTCGTGCCAGCGCGTGTGGCCGTCCAGCACCGTTTCGAACTTGCGCGCGATGTCGCTTTCGGGCGCCAGGCTCGGCTGACCCTCTACCGGCACGAGATCCCCGGCGCGCAGCGCGGCGAAAAACTGGCAGAGGAGTTCGATACTGCGCGCCAACCGCAGCGTGTCGGCCGCGGCTTCGTCGCAATCGGGCGCGACGATCGACTGGGCAAGCGCGCGCAAGTCCGAGGGCAAATACCAGCGGGCATCCGGGTCGGGCATGTCACCGAACAGCCGGTGGCACGCACCACGCGACACCGCAACGACCAGCAGATGCTCTTCGCTTTCGAGTTCGCGAAAAGCCAGCGTCCGCACCATCGGCTCGCCGACGTCACCGAAACCGAGCAACAACGCATCCGGCGGCAGCAGCCGGCGATCACACTCGCCGCGACCGATATAGGTCGTCATTTCGGGCGACACGATCACAGGATGTTTGGACGGCATGACGCGATTCTCCTGCCTCAACCTCTAACCTGTCTGATAGCTTTTGCAATAGCTATCTGACAGGTTCCGGCGCGCGGCGCATCGCAAGCAGGAAAGCGAAGAAGGACATTGCGCTGACGATGACCCCGACCAGCGCCAGCGCCTCGGCAAGCATCGCCTCGCCGCCCATCAGCGCACTGACGCGCGTCACCACCCAGGGCGCGAGCCCGAACCCGATCAGTCCTGCGATGGCGATGAACGCGCCGATACAGAGCCCGCGAAGTTCGTTCGGAAGCAGCACGGTGAGCGCGACCGACACAACAAGGCCGGTCACCGCACCG from uncultured Sphingopyxis sp. carries:
- a CDS encoding DUF4440 domain-containing protein, with protein sequence MTTGKDLYQIEEGFWLMGKEHFLDNVDERCLLAFPQMGEMHGVHSRAEVAATATSANRWRDLAMKDRQVLEIEDFAIISYRAEVTRADGEPYAALVSSGYARRAGGWKLAFHQHSPL
- a CDS encoding superoxide dismutase family protein — protein: MIIGKGAFEMNKMSWAMIALLPLLTGCNAPDASTPPAQDDSVVAEEAAPDAAGVLPTERAVADIKTADGKPAGNASATVDDGRVMLSLQVEGLPPGEHGVHVHMTGKCDAPKFESAGAHWNPANAQHGLEAPAGQHAGDMPNLVVDANGRGKLAYELKGATFAGLMDADSSAMVVHAAADDQKTDPSGNSGDRIACGIFKAGQAVGTPTG
- a CDS encoding FCD domain-containing protein translates to MSGMLDPAARGSLVERAVESVRDFIRINDLKVGDTLPGEGSFAQQLGVSRPVMREAFGALAALRLVDVGNGRKPRVGAIDGSVMAASMGHAVNTAQVSLADVWEVRRTLELRTAELAAINRTDEQAKAILAAAHGLSAGHDEAARTAADTAFHQTIAKASGNQLFYQIVRSFEQLMAVAIPRAWAGRTTHEERDETLALHREVAEAIVARDPARARAAMESHFNNSIGEMLKDQF
- a CDS encoding AraC family transcriptional regulator, giving the protein MPSKHPVIVSPEMTTYIGRGECDRRLLPPDALLLGFGDVGEPMVRTLAFRELESEEHLLVVAVSRGACHRLFGDMPDPDARWYLPSDLRALAQSIVAPDCDEAAADTLRLARSIELLCQFFAALRAGDLVPVEGQPSLAPESDIARKFETVLDGHTRWHEKLTIDDIAKSCGINRDKLTRGFRELYQCSVAEALSERRLRQARQMLAASDLPVASIGYRCGYLNNASFTRAFSRRFGMAPTAMRRVGVAA